Proteins found in one Quercus robur chromosome 2, dhQueRobu3.1, whole genome shotgun sequence genomic segment:
- the LOC126716069 gene encoding pentatricopeptide repeat-containing protein At3g62890-like, with translation MFAKRPKPLLSFPKQQLSNPHFFFFSTHTTLHSPLSSLPPRPSINQTKQAHAQIIVSGLAASASFTGHLLASLALSPSTPFAYSLSIFQTIQYPSLFASNNMIRCLAKSESPRESVVLYSCILGRNLIPNNHTYTFLLQACSKALAICEGAQVHTHVVKLGFCEDVFVRNALIHLYSACCRVECSKRVFEENGHCRDVVTWNSMLAGFVRDGRIGDAEKVFDEMPERDVISWSTMIMGYVQNGQLEEGLECFKEMREKGLRPNEAILVTVLSASAQVGLLENGRLIHSIVDSLNFPMTVSLGTALVDMYAKCGCIEQSKLLFHNMPRRDISSWNAMICGLASHGLGKEALALFERFINEGFHPVSVTFIGVLNACSRAGLVSEGRHYFKLMTEKYDIEMEMEHYGCMVDLLSRAGFVDEAVELIEKMQAPPDPVLWATLLGACKIHGSVELGERIGNKLIQLDPTYDGHYVQLASIYAKARKWEDVVRVRRLMVEQNTNKVAGWSLIEAQGRVHQFVAGDREHERSLEIYNMLETIGTRIAEAGYSPKISSVLHDIGEEEKENVVKEHSERLAIAYGMLVTKVGDCIRIVKNLRVCEDCHEASKMISKVFDREIIVRDYSRFHHFKEGKCSCLDYW, from the coding sequence ATGTTTGCAAAGAGACCCAAACCCCTCCTTTCGTTCCCAAAACAACAACTCTCAAATcctcacttcttcttcttctcaacaCATACTACACTTCACTCACCTCTGTCTTCTCTCCCACCACGCCCTTCCATCAACCAAACCAAGCAAGCCCATGCTCAAATCATCGTTTCCGGCCTCGCCGCCAGTGCCAGCTTCACGGGTCACCTCCTCGCCTCTCTTGCTCTCTCCCCATCAACCCCATTTGCCTATTCACTCTCCATTTTTCAAACGATTCAATACCCATCTCTTTTCGCCTCCAATAACATGATCCGGTGCCTCGCCAAGAGCGAGTCGCCTCGTGAGTCGGTTGTACTTTACTCGTGTATTCTGGGAAGGAATTTGATACCCAATAACCATACTTATACGTTTTTGTTGCAAGCTTGTAGTAAAGCTTTGGCTATATGTGAAGGGGCTCAGGTTCATACGCATGTGGTGAAACTTGGTTTTTGTGAGGATGTGTTTGTTAGGAATGCTTTGATTCATTTGTATTCTGCTTGTTGTAGGGTGGAATGTTCGAAACGGGTGTTCGAGGAGAATGGCCATTGTCGAGATGTTGTTACTTGGAATTCAATGCTAGCGGGGTTTGTAAGAGATGGGCGGATTGGTGATGCGGAGaaagtgtttgatgaaatgcctgAAAGAGATGTTATCTCGTGGAGTACAATGATTATGGGTTATGTGCAGAATGGACAGTTGGAAGAAGGATTGGAGTGCTTTAAGGAGATGAGAGAGAAGGGGTTGAGGCCGAATGAGGCCATATTGGTCACGGTGTTATCGGCATCGGCCCAAGTGGGTTTGCTTGAAAATGGTAGATTAATTCATTCCATTGTAGATTCTTTGAATTTTCCGATGACTGTTTCCCTTGGTACAGCGCTGGTTGACATGTATGCAAAATGTGGGTGCATTGAACAGTCTAAACTCTTGTTCCACAATATGCCCCGAAGAGATATTTCATCATGGAATGCCATGATTTGTGGGTTGGCCTCGCATGGCCTTGGAAAGGAAGCACTTGCACTTTTTGAAAGGTTCATAAATGAAGGTTTTCATCCAGTGAGTGTGACTTTCATTGGGGTCTTGAATGCCTGTAGTAGAGCAGGTTTGGTTAGCGAGGGCAGGCATTATTTCAAGCTAATGACAGAAAAGTATGATATTGAGATGGAGATGGAGCATTACGGGTGCATGGTTGATCTATTGAGCCGTGCTGGTTTTGTTGATGAAGCTGTGGAATTGATTGAAAAGATGCAAGCTCCGCCAGATCCGGTATTGTGGGCAACATTGCTTGGTGCTTGTAAGATTCATGGATCAGTAGAACTGGGTGAAAGGATTGGAAATAAGTTAATACAATTGGATCCAACCTATGATGGGCATTATGTACAATTAGCCAGTATATATGCCAAAGCAAGGAAATGGGAAGATGTGGTTCGAGTTCGGAGATTAATGGTGGAGCAAAACACTAATAAAGTTGCAGGTTGGAGTTTGATTGAAGCACAGGGCAGAGTTCATCAATTTGTTGCAGGGGATAGAGAGCATGAGCGTTCTTTGGAGATCTACAACATGCTTGAAACAATTGGAACTCGAATAGCAGAAGCTGGTTACTCTCCAAAGATCTCATCTGTATTGCATGATATtggggaagaagaaaaagagaatgtaGTTAAAGAGCATAGTGAGAGGCTAGCAATTGCTTATGGTATGTTAGTAACAAAGGTAGGGGATTGCATTCGAATAGTGAAGAATTTGAGGGTTTGTGAGGATTGTCATGAGGCGAGCAAGATGATTTCCAAGGTGTTTGACAGAGAAATTATAGTGAGGGATTATAGCAGATTTCATCATTTCAAGGAGGGAAAATGTTCTTGCCTTGATTATTGGTAA